The region GCAATCGAGTGCATCAATTGTTATTAATCTTAGACTGCATGCTTGTCTGCAGAAAGGGTTTCACCCCACTCTAATAAGACTGGCGTGGGGCAGTTTGTTGTTCATCTACAACACTTACATTGAATTTAGAGGTATTTGGGGGAGAGAAAGGTCCTCCGTGGGAATAGCTGTGCGTGATCAGGGGAAGAGGAGCAACTGCCACCACCGTTACTTTCAGGCAGGACTGCAGAAACCATCTCTTTCTCATTCAACAATCCTCCTGTTTTTCCAACATCCTTCAGGTGCATCCTGTCAGATATTTCTGAAGGCTGAGCACTTAAAGAGATAATGATCATATGCATTTGGCTGCCTGCCCACAGGATGCCAGGCTAAAGGTGAAGACAGCCTTTATCTGGAGGCCTTCGATAAAACCTCACAGTTATTTCAAAAATACTGTCTTCTGCCTGCCTTTGGAAAATATACCATTGCATAGTGTAAACCACATGTTTAGTATCGGTAATGAGCcagaagagcagaaatgctgcacAAAAATATGCatggagctgaaagaaaaatggagaggTTGATCAGCATATGTTGAAGGAAAAGTCTTGGGGCTTGTCAATCCATCAGGAAGGTTGAGATCTCCTGCAGAATACTccaaaaaaccaacaagcaCAAGGGCTCAATGCGGTTATGCAGCCTGAGGTGGGAGCCTGgcctctccttccccagcagccccgCAGTAAACACCCACCTAAAAATAGGGCTGGGAGGCAGCTGGGTATGGTGCTGGATGTGTGTCTTGGACACAGACGTAGGATGTCCCAGGCAGGATATCCTGACTAAACAGCCACTTCACTTCGGGATAAACCTCTAACCCCTGCAGAGAGGAGGGGCACAGTGCCAGCCTCCCTTCTGCAGAGGTTTTGCAAACACATGAGcatcagctgctgaaaaagATGCCCAAGAGGAAAACCTGGAATCATAAGCAGCTCTTGCACCTTTGCTCTCAGCTGAGATGAGAAGCACGGGGGTTCACAGGTCATTGTTTGCTAGCAGGCTACGTTTACACAATGGATAAGCAACCGGTAATTAAGAAGCCCATAAATATGTCAATAAAGGCTGGTATATAAACTGTATATACACTGGTCTTGCCTCTGCCCTCATGAGGATGTTGACCCAACAGCCGCAAGTAACCGCATCTCCACCCACCGCAGGACTCCCCAGGTCAAGGATCCTCTTCTCCATTCCCTGTGCTACTGTCACGAAGCACTATGTCACAACACAGGAGTGACTCTGTTTCCCCATGGGCAGCATCGCTGCCAGCTCAGAGTaaccccaaaaccccagcaATGGCACCACCGTGGTGGGAGGAGATGGACTCTCCATCCCAGACCCCGAGCTGGCAACTTATTCTACAATTAACAGCTAtaattgcttccttctttcatttctcttccacAGTTCTGTTCCTGTTAATTTTGCAGGGAGCATTACAGAAAATAGATTAATAGAGCACAAATAGTTCTATTTATACATTACCTACAGCCATGTTGTCTTTGCAAGCCCCGGGCTGTAAGATGTGACACTATATGTCAAGTAAAACTGTTCAGCTGGAAATGAGATGGCTCATCATAAGCTGCACTACAATATATGCCTGCCAGCTTTCAGCAGTTCAGAAAGGAGGAGGTCATGCTTAGCAGACacaaaacaactggaaaaaattatatatatggGAAAGgaattaaaggagaaaaaataaattgagaatGATGcacattacttttaaaaaaacaacagtatCTCCACCTTAAACCATCAtattctttcagaaataaagcccaaacCCTTAGTTTGAGCCTGCAGCTTAGATAGTCTGAGGCTAACCAAACTTCcaagaaaatgaagggaaatTACTGCCTTCCAGTAACTCGCTCTGGCACAGCTCTCAGTTTTCCTTCAGCAAGCACTTATTGGGAGATATTTCCTTCTGTGTTTTAGAGTTTTTTAGCAAGCAAATGCCAAGGGAtaaaagcagaagcagctcaACCAAAAGACACGGTCACCCAACACAATTTCTCTGCAAAACGCAGGGCACAAAAATGCACATCGGAGGTGGCCGTTGGATCGAGTGACATCATCGCCTTCCCAGTCACTTTAACGTCATTAAGCCGTACACGTTGTGTGgcgaagagaaacaaaacacaggatTTCCTGTTCTGCAGCCACTGTGCCGGGCTGCAGATGCCAGCAGGATTCCAGCGCTCCGAAAAAGCCATGTGGAAGTTGAACGAGGagccggcggggccgggagcgctgcGGAAACCGGTGGGAAACACGCACAGGACACTCGCCGCTCTCTAGCATGGATGTGTCCCCCCCGGAGGATGGGAGCCGCGGGAAGGtaggtgctgcttctgctgcgtGTTTTCTTCTGTAGGTTGAAGCCACTGCAGTTTTGAGCAACATTATCACTACTTTTTTAGCTCTTCTTCGAGAGATGTGTATCTATGGTACAACATcctgagcagctcctgcctgtgcccACGTATTCGTGTGTCACCCGGGTTGGACGAGCAGAGCTCGGTGCATCCAGCTGGGTGCTGTGTGCAGCTGTACCTGGGAACAGCCTGCTCTACCCCAAATACTTCAATATTGTCATTACCGACAGAAGCTGCTCTAACTGACCAGCTCTGTTTGTGCGTTTCCTATTAGTGCCtagattaaacaaacaaaatcattgCTTAAGACACAAGTGCCAGAAAGCCTCCGCTACTTCAAACCCAGAGCTTTCTTCAAGCCAAAAGCTGATTATTTTATATCCTAgcctgttttttccccccagcacccccagcacaaGGGAGGCCGCTCTGCCCCAGCCCCCCAACCACACCTGGGGCGCACTTTTCACCAGGTTTGTCCAGCCAACCCGTGGAAAAGATGAGAGTGAATTCGGCAGCGAATTTGGGAGCAGTAAATGCAATCCCGCAGCAGTGTAGGGCTGGGTGGGGCGCAGGGTGATTCAGAGTCGCCGGGCTATTTCCAATAGTGACGGCCGCAGGAGCAGATACTGCTCACATActcagaaaaaacacacaccaacaTGGGTGTTTTAAGAGCTGCCTTAACTTCCTAATTAATTGCAAAGTTACTTGGCATTTAATGAATTGCAGTGCTACATCCACAACCTCTAGTCTTGCCCCTCTGGCAGCAATATCGGTCTCCCATCTGTAACTTCAGCGTGTAGCTGGATAAAACCCAGCTTTGCCACTTAAAGCCCCCCGCCCAGGTCCTGCCCATGGGTGGATGAAGtaggaaaataattaagaaatggCAGGGGGATTTGTACAAGCTTCACAAAGTCACTCAACAGAACCCTTGTCCAAGCCCCCCAGAGCATCTCTGCCCTGACAccagcatcaccagcagcagaacaggGGGGGACGGAGGGGTTTGGGGCAAGGCACAGGCAGGAGGGAAGGtcagaactgaaaaacaacaatacatttaaaaatacacccTTTCTGGAAGCATTGCAGTGAAGGAGCGCTGGCCCGAGCCCAGCGGCAGCTCCCTGGTGCTGTCACCTAAAACCAGCGCATGTTGGGAACCAGGAGTGACACCTGGCCCTCCCACCGAGAAACAGGCACGGCTGCTCTCCCAGGGAAAGCCAAAAAAATGGGAAACTGGCAAAGAAGCTCCTTATGGTCACATCTGCAGGGGCAAGGTTAAGGGTTTGGGCTGCAACACGTGGCAGGGTGGAGATAGCGGGACAGGGACACTGGGCACTCACTCCTTGTCACATGCACAGACCAGCAAGTGTCACCTCTGTCACTTGGAGGCTGTGACAAGAGCAGGGAATGGCTGCATTCCCCAGGCTCCGTGGCAGCTTTCCTTCCCTGTTTTCTGCAGGGATGTGAAGACAAGGTGTCCTGCCCCCACTTTGAGGGTACAGACTCAGGGCAAAGGGCACAAGCacacagggatgctgcagggacCAAAGGGGTTTGCATGCCGCTGTTTGCTCGTGACAGATGTCCCCACTCCCCTGCCTTGTCCTGGCTTGGTaggaaaacaagttaaaaatcaGAGGCTTCCAACCCAGGGCTGCGGCTCAAGCACCATCAGCAGCCAAAAAGTGCATCAGCCCAGcagccagggtttcaccacagCCTCACCctgacaaaaacaaaccaaccaacaaaataCCACCACAAAACAGGAGAAGGCAGCTTGGCCAGGGCTCAGTTCAGAAATCAGGACACAAGCACAGAAATTGGGGGAAATGCAGCAAACCTCCTTGTATTAGAGGTGCGGGCAGTGAGCAGCCAGTGGAGAGGATGCTGGctgtattttatatgtattcatttaaaaatacataaccTTCATCCTGAAAAATTTAAACATGGCAAGCCCTCCAAATTACAGCccaggggagaaggaggaaggtaGAAGAGCCTTCACCCAGTGCCTCAAAGCAGAAGCCCAGTCCCCACTGAGGGCAATTTGCTTCTAGAAACCCATCCCTGTGGCAAACACCAGACCCAGGGCTGTGGGAAATGGCACCACcagctgctttttaattaaataccaCTGATTAAGGGCTGGGTGGCAGCAGGAAGAGGAGCTCAGGGCTCTGCTCTCCTGGAAGGGAAGGATGGGCTGCCCAACACCTCACAGGCAGCTCCAGGCTCTGTTTGCAAGAGGAAAACTGCACTGTTCTACTGCAGATGATGCTACAGGCCCTTGGTTTGTAACCTGCTGCCACCAAATCACCCCTTCCCAAGAAAAGTAGATGGTTTCCTCCCTGCGTTCTGCTCACAAACGTTAAAATCCATCAGCTCCCCGGAGAGCTGTGCAGGTACCTGTGGACTCCCCATGGCCCCCAAATGCCCCCAGCGCTGTCTGGATGAGGTGAAATGGGTAAACGGATGAAAACAATTTCTGCTCTGACTACAAGGAGGATCTATTTATCTTCCTTCACGTCCTGAACTGTTGCTGGAGGATAATTCCTGTTGCTACAACACGATGCCTGCACAATGTGCCACGAGTGCTGGAATTGAGTTAGCGGGACCAGCCGAGCGGCTGGTGTGTGTTCGGCCAGCGATCAGCTTATAAACCGAGCCTCAAACCTGGAGCCAGAGCTCTAATGGATCCGTCTGCACCTCTGCCTGCCAGCACCATTGTTTGCTGATGCTTATTATTGCCCTTGCTGCCAGTTCACATCAGACCACTGCATGGACCTGAAAAGACAATGTGTAGATCCGTTTAAAGTCCCTATTTATTAATAGTCCCAGCAAAATCACTTGTAGGCATACCAGAGAGCACCAATTTGATGGCAGTTTAGGAGAACACTATAAGCAAAAGTGGTCCTGAGAAACCCCAGGCAGCTGAAGCAGCTCTCTGGCATTGGCAATAAAGAGATTAACACTACGGAGCAAAATCGCAATCTCACTGTCATTGCGGCATCACCCGAGGGGGTGGTAGGGGATGAAATCCTGTTGAGCTGCCTGGATGATACCAGGATCACTGCCTGGAAGCAGGGTCTGGCTCTGCACCCTTCCCAAACACACACAGGCCTGTACAGATACCTACACACACTGTACATATACCTACACAACTTATTCTTCTGCACTGAAGCACATTTAgactcacagaatcattttggctggaaaagaccctccagatcatcaagtccaactgttcccccacccctggcactgccccatgttcctgagaacctcatctccatctgtccaaccccccagggctggtgactccagcactgccctgggcagcctgttccaatgccccacagccctttggggaagaaattgttccccagatccaacctcaacctcccctggcgcaacttgagctGGTAAGGTCTCCccccagctcctgttctccagctgaaccccccaggcccctcagccgctccatcacacttgtgctccagccccttccccagctccgttccctcctctcaactcgctccagcacctcatgggctttcttggcgtgagggctCAatactgaccccaggattcatgGTTTgacctccccagtgcccagtcCAGGGGGAACACGGAGATTTACTCCATGTGGGGAAATACAGGGGTGATTTTGGATTTACAGCATCCATTTTTACTCCCTACAGAAACTCTCCATCTGCCTTAATCACTCCATGAGCAAAGAGACTCAGCTGAGATGGAGAACAACACGTCCTCTGGGAACTGCACTGGCCCCCAGATGTCCTTCCAGTCCACCCTGTACGCAACCACCTACACCCTCATCTTCATCCCCGGCCTCCTGGCCAACAGCGCTGCCCTGTGGGTCTTGTGCCGCTTCATCAGCAAGAAGAGCAAAGCCGTCATCTTCATGATCAACCTGGCCGTGGCCGACCTGGCTCACGTCCTCTCGCTGCCCTTACGGATGTATTACTACATCAACCACACCTGGCCCTTCGGAACTTTCCTTTGCCAGGTGTGCTTCTACCTGAAGTATCTCAACATGTACGCCAGCATTTGCTTCCTCACCTGCATCAGCATCCAGCGGtacctcttcctcctccatcccttcaAGGCCAAGGACTGGAAGCGCCGGTACGACGTGGCCATCAGCGCTGCCGTCTGGCTCTTTGTGGGGGCGGCGTGTTTACCCCTGCTCGTGGTGAGGAGCCCAGCCTTGTCCAACAGCACCAACACCTGCTTCTCAGACCTGGGGGTGAAGCAGCTGAGCCCGGGAGACTCCATCGCACTGGTGACAGTGGCGGAGCTGTTTGGGTTTGTCATCCCCTTCGGCATCATCGCCTGCTGCACTTGGAAGATGTGGCAGTCCCTGCGGGAGTGTCCCACGCCACTGCAGAACGCTGGTGAGAAGCGGAAGGCTTTGCGCATGGTCTTGATGTGCGCAGCTGTCTTCTTCATCTGCTTCACCCCCTACCACATCAACTTCCCCTTCTTCATGATGGTGATCGAGAACATCATCCAGGACTGTGCCGTCCACAGGAGCACCCTCCGCTTCCACCCCATCTCCCTCTGCCTTGCGAGCCTCAACTGCTGCCTGGATCCCGTCCTCTACTACTTCATGACCTCCGAGTTCCAGGACCAGCTGCTGCACCACGGCTGCGTCGCCCTGCGGACTCGCTTCATGCGCCGCCGGAGCAGCCTCTCCATCACCGAAACCAGCCACAACATCCGGATGAAAAGGAGAAATCTTCCACGCTTTCGGTTTTGGTCTCTTCCCAAGTTCTTTGGCCAAATAAACAGCATGGAAATCCCTGCAATGCCACCTGATGAGCTTCTGCTAGAGTCCATCTCTTGAGGCAGAAACCATGTATCTCTGTGTACATGCTTCTCATCGCTTGAGTGAAGGCTGCATTATGTCTCCAAATACATCTTGAATTACCCCTGTGTGCAACAGCTGCCAGGATCTGACCTAGAAGGACATTTTGGTGCCAAAAGACTTGCTGGTTGCATTGTTGCTGTTGGGGACTGTTCACTTTACAGCGTTCTCCATCACGTTACTGTTAAAATATCCAACACAGCGTTGCTGACGCCAGTATTTCTGGGTCCCTCTCATTTCTGTTGTTTCAGTGCTCCTAcatatttgttctttttgaaACCCCTCTTGAATCCTGAGCTATAAGCCACTGGCTCAGCCTCAGCACAGCTTGGAGCACTGTGGGAGTTTTAGCCCCAGCTGTGTTTACCTGCAGCATCATCACCTGAGGCTCTAGATCAGGACACTTAATTATTTCCACATCAACAGAATctctttccattaaaataaaaaaaaaaaaaatcaatcctcTGGGCTAATCTAGCCTAAACCAGACTGCAAGACTATGACTTTACCAACATATATCAAGCAAAGAGTATTAACCTATATCACATCAGTGTTAAAAGGAGTTTAAGTGAGCTGGGATCAGCTCACGCTATTGAAAAAGGCACCCAGAGCTGAGCAAGGGAACCTGCTTGGCTCCCACAAGCTATGGGATGCTCAACAGATTATGTGGGGACGAATATGCAGAAGATGGACTGTGTGTGGACATGCCACGAGcaaagaggaagatgaaggaCGCCTCCCAGGGCACATTTGCTCACAGGGTCCCGGGTTGAGCTGCAGAATGGAGGACTAGTAGCTGGCATCGCCATTTCTTGTGTTATTAGAAGTCTTGTGTTACTTGGCATCTTGCTAAAGCCTGTGGTCATAGATAAGATGTTACCCAAAGCTCTCAGTTCTgccttaaaaaccaaaaaaggtcCCAATGCTCACTGGGTACCAAGAAAAGTTTACAAAACTGACCCGAGTGCACCCTTAAGGCTTCAGACTcaggaggaaataaaatgaTCTCAATACCTATTTTGGCATCGTGAATGTTATTTTAAGGGCCTGTAAATTGTCTCCTTATGCACCACAGCTGCTCTCAAAGGAATGGCACAATCTGCAGAGGAGGGGACCCCAGTTTGGGGCCACTTTGGTCCTGAGGTTTCCTCCCTGTGGGCTACAGCATTGATGGCTGTGATGCCAAAAACCCCTTGGGAAACCATATGAGTAAACATCAGCAGAGGGGGTTTGACAGCAAACAGCTTTGCCAGTGATTGGAAGCACATTTCCAACCCGTGCAGCATTTCTGGGAAGTGCTGAGCGGGCGGTGGTTTATTCTTGTATTGCCAAGGCTGGTCATAGAAAGAGGAGGGGAGATCCTGGAGGGATTTGCTTTGGGACTCACAGCACCCAGAGACAGGCAGAAAACGTCCTGCCCCGCAACTTGTTCTGTCTCAGatctctccctcccctcacaaaaaacaaaaggacacattttccttgtttgcttggggggggggggaaaaagctTTCAGGGCTgataaaagccattttttatGGCACAAACCCAGCAGTGTGTGCAGGCAAACAGGACACCCAAGGATAACCACAGTTAGATATCCATATCATACAAGTCCTGCTGACTGACCACAACACCCATATTGCAGCTCCCACCTTCCTGGCCTCCCCAGTTCCAGCTTTCCCAGTAGCTCCAGTTACCACTGGGACTTCAGCGGCTTGTTTGGAGATTGCCCAGCTCTCCTGAAATTTCTGCAGCTCGGCTCCCCccttccaaaaagaaaacaggaaaaagaaagcaaaacaaaaactctCGCTGATCTGTCCCACAgagatgcagcagcagctcctgccgcCCCTCGGGGGCCagataaggatgatttttactgcttttaatGCAAACTAAACGCCAGTGCAGATCGGGGGTGTCTGCCCTCCAGAGGCCACAAGGCGGGCTGTGGGGGTCAGAGCAGGCTGGGGGTGTCTGGCTCTGCGTCCCCAAGGGGATTTGGGTGAAAACCTGCCACGCTGAGGATTTCCTTTGCCAAGGTGGGAACTGATTTCTTACAGGGGAGAAGCTCAAGGAGGGAGAACAAGGCTGAGGTGTGGGGAGAGAGGGAATTAAGAGCTTTTTCAGGAATTCTTTCTCAAAGCCATTACCTTTGAGCATTAAACCTTTTATTCACACGGCAAAAAGTCATCCAGTAATAACCCCGGTGCTGTGCTTTAGCCACATTAATTTTCAGATAAGGGAGATTTCCAAGTGATTACAGACCCTGGCCGCACTCTGAGTGACACCAGCACCCAGGGCACTCTGGTCCCCACGTACCATCCTCAGCTCTCCACGCACAGCCCCGGGACGATGCTCTGGGGTCGGGGCGCCAGTGGCCTCAGCCATCCCGAGAGCTTTGGCCCATCAGCCACTGATGACAACTTTGTCTGTGACACTTTTTCACCCCAGCAAGGCAAGTGGGACAGAAACAGCCCCAGAagggtgaggagcagcagcaggaaagctgTAAAGCCGGCGGCTGAGTCAGGCTTTGCTGGCTCCAACAACATCCACACATCCTGAGCTTTTCACATGTAATTATTCTATAAAGCTTAATCCTTTACAACTGGCTTTGAGTGGAAGTGCTTACTTGGTTTATATATGCATGTCCATCTATATGGACAGACACCCCTGCCTGCATACTATACTTGCATATACCACCTAAAATTATGCAGTACTTTGGCATAGCCAAGCAGCTGTCCCCCGTGCACAAAGCACCAcaagaaaggagggaagattgcttttccttttgctaaaaatacttttcttcctccttccatgACCTCATGcttccagcccagccccagcaaAGTGACTTTGCCTCTGGAAAACCACTCAGGCTCAGCTCTGGGCAGAGCTCGCATCACCTTCCCGGCAGCCAGACCCAGCCTGGGATGGTTTTTGGGATGGGGCTAATGGTGACCAGGGCTGGCAGGCGCTGCTGCTCCATCCACCCACCCCGCAGCAAGAAGCAGGGAACACATTGAGCCTGGCAAAGCAACAAACACACCAACACCAGTGTAACCTAAACGCACAGAAAGCAAATTTTGCTGCTTTAAACTGATCCAAGCCAGGGAGCCGCTTTCCAGTCATGATTTCATCAGACCCAAGTCCAATTTTTTGATTTATGGGCTCAGCCAGGAACACACTAAAAAGCCCAAGTTGCTCGCCACCATTTGTGGTTTATAGGAAATTAATCTCTTGTGCACATTGAGAGCTCACAAGTCACCACTTCGGAGATGCAGGGCTGTCCATCAGTCCCTCCTGCGCTGTCTGCTCCCTTCCATGGCACAGGGAACAGATTTCTGGGGACTCCGCATCAGTCAGCACTGTCAGGGTTCACTTTCCTCTGACAAACAGCCAAACCCTCAACCCTGCAGCAGCCACCAAGCCCTTTCCAGCAGGAATTGCCACGCAGATCACTCCATCCTGCTCCTCTTtacactggattttttttcctatttttaaagaagattgCTGTGCTGTAGGCGGATGGGGCAGGCACTGGGCTGGGGGGAAAATCCAGCACGTTTCGGCTGCATCCCTGCGATGCTGGGAGCTCCCCCTTTGCAGACTCATTGTTCTCTGCTGCGTGTCCTTCCCCAAGCTCCTCCTGGGTCACTGCCGAGCAAAACATCCCCAGCCATGTGAAGACAGACGTGCAACCTGTTCTCAGGGATTCTTTCTATCAAAGACCACCAGCACAGACCACAAAGACCTTTGGCTGCTTGTCTGAGTGTCTCCTACAAGGTCACAAAGCACCAGCTTAGATGAACTCAACATTTCAATTTTTATAAGatgaaaatataagaaaaaagtattagaTAAAATTATCTTATActgtaaaataattacttttcagTGCCAGTTCTCCTGATTTTTGGTGGCCTCAACTATGGcaggtttggggagggggtCTGGCCAGCACTGTCACTTGTGCCCCATGCCAGGGGACAGCACAGACACTGGCACAATAAAGGtgacagaatcccagaatgtcagggattagaagggacctggaaagctcatccagtgcaatccccccatggagcaggaacacccagatgaggttacacaggaaggtgtccaggcgggttggaatgtctgcagagaaggagactccacaaccccctgggcagcctgggccagtgtctgtcacccttactgagaagaattttcttctcatttaagtggaacctcctgtgtttcagtttgaacccattaccccttgtcctatcactgattgtcaccgagaagagcctggctccatcctcctgacactccccctttagatatctggaaacatgaatgagtcccccctcagtctcctcttgtccagctccagagccccagctccctcagcctttcctcacacgggagatgctccactcccttcagcatcttggtggctgagctggaccctctccagcagttccctgtcctgctggaactgaggggccacaactggacacaagattccaggtgtggtctccccagggcagagcagaggggcaagagaacctctctgacctactgaccacccccttctaacccaccccaggtaccattggcttcctggccacaagggcccagtgctggctcgtggtcaccctgctgtccccaggaccctcaggtccctttcccctgtgctgctctgtgacctgGAGTTCCCGCACCCCGAGAAGCTCCTGGAGTGACGGGAAACGGGACGGACGCTGGTGGGAACGCAGGGCGGCTGCACACAGAGCCGGCACCGAAAACAGGATACGGTTCCGCTCCGAAAGgtgtttttgaaacaaaaagccTGCCCGTACAGTAAATACACGCACTGCCTCAGGCGCGGGCTGCGCTTTCCTATAAATAGGCTGGTTTCTGCGGAAATGAAAGTGCAAAACTGAGCATCCAGCACACGTTtgatcaggaaaagaaaagaaaagagaatctTCAGAGCCCAGGTGCTGTTCAGCCACGAGGGGCTGGTCCTGCTGGTATTTTTGGAACTGGTCTCAGCTTTGCTGTCAATTAAACTGGTGTCCAAACTCTTCCCCTCGGCCCCATGAGGCCCTTTTTGGGGACAGGGGTTTGCCAGTGTCACACGGAGGAAGGCTGGCAGAGCCTGCAGACTGCCGGGTTTCACAGCACATTGTTGTAGGGTCGGGAGGGAAGTAaacagaagatttttctttaaaccatTATGGGGAAAACACTTTGCAAAGCGTGAGAGCACACGGTGGAGGCAGCTGGCAAACACGGGGAAAGCTTCGCACCCCAGATCTCACTGTAACTACAGAAATGCTCCAGAATTAACATGAATCAAGGCAGCATCCCCCAGTGATGTCTCCACACACCTCCCAGGAGACTCCGCAGCAGAAACAAACCCCTTTCAAGCAATAAACCCTGAAAACTCTGCTGCTTCTAGTCCAAAAGCATCAGCAGATTAATGCACACTGGCACCCAAGGGGACAACTCCGCGGCAAAGATCCCTAAGCGCTCAAAGCTGCGGCTCCCGCACAAGATTAATTAAGGGATATTAAGTAACCACCAGGCTTTAAAAAAAGCTAGAAGCTTTAACTAGTACAAGTATTAGCTGCTGTATATTAGGCTGTGTGTTTCAGGAGGCGCAAGGAGCTGTGACACCACAGGGGTGACAAACCCGGCACATTGCAAGGCTGGGAAAGCCCACCAAGTGCCCAAGAGATTAGTGTCCTATAAaccataataaaaataagtatgtAGAGCTACAAAGCCCAGCTATAAGCTGGAATTGTTATACAAGTAAATCAATAATGCTTTAAAGGAGTAGGAGTCACTGAGCCCCCAGTACCTGCTGCAGATGTGCTGCAGATGTGCAAGGCTGTGGTGGGGACAGCGGTGGCTGGGGACACCGCCAGGCCCCTGTGTgacagctctgcagggctgcaccCCCCTCCATCCACCCTGCTGCCACACAAGCCCTGTTTGCTCAGCAGACAGGcaagaaatattattaaattaaaaagttgcaaatgttttctgaaaaaaacacaaccaccaAAGACTCTTTCAAAATAACTGATTGAATCAAGAATCCTTGATCCATCTTGGTTTTAAAttatatgcatgtatatgtgtgtatatatatatatatatttaaatacttcTTGAGCTGGAGACCCCATATGGACAGCTGCAGAAGTGCTGCTTTTCAAACTGCTGGCAGTGGAAATGGGGACAGCAGTG is a window of Columba livia isolate bColLiv1 breed racing homer chromosome 12, bColLiv1.pat.W.v2, whole genome shotgun sequence DNA encoding:
- the LOC102091097 gene encoding putative P2Y purinoceptor 10, whose amino-acid sequence is MENNTSSGNCTGPQMSFQSTLYATTYTLIFIPGLLANSAALWVLCRFISKKSKAVIFMINLAVADLAHVLSLPLRMYYYINHTWPFGTFLCQVCFYLKYLNMYASICFLTCISIQRYLFLLHPFKAKDWKRRYDVAISAAVWLFVGAACLPLLVVRSPALSNSTNTCFSDLGVKQLSPGDSIALVTVAELFGFVIPFGIIACCTWKMWQSLRECPTPLQNAGEKRKALRMVLMCAAVFFICFTPYHINFPFFMMVIENIIQDCAVHRSTLRFHPISLCLASLNCCLDPVLYYFMTSEFQDQLLHHGCVALRTRFMRRRSSLSITETSHNIRMKRRNLPRFRFWSLPKFFGQINSMEIPAMPPDELLLESIS